In Megalopta genalis isolate 19385.01 chromosome 17, iyMegGena1_principal, whole genome shotgun sequence, a single genomic region encodes these proteins:
- the LOC117229933 gene encoding putative glutamate receptor: protein MSRQRQRRSSSRLAGPRISTKAWLLLVLCASERAVCLEPIEAEPILIRPLPVYQNLIRGVHDYFNNTCIILFHDSPNPIETKALQDIDGLLSLQKYFSGNLSIRTAIMDFHTFESRLSGTYNSIKRPLFVLLNDLEELRVEFSRVSKWITMAYPTWLLFLRNDTRFEDFLSEVHVPFDCIFMVVQPDDRGDGEVIRDVYRIGREEDLRWMKFGEWNQDRGFRGPMMGLYQRRHDLYGRNIRVVTVQDPPVSRVLRGKANQVVDIAGFFGEVIKLLQEGMNCTFSYMEAGSWGVRLPNGTWTGSIRMLIEDQADLAATELMMTSDRLDAVEFTTPVYSTKCRVYMKRPDTTAVKWNAYLAPFSFNTWNAIALTIAVVGLSIATIDAFSFRIDRHPDSLSPEETAMQHPMLSEVIFFVFGVFCGQGMEPSQLDPIRLVHLSVHLAAVVVLAAYSAALISFLAVKTFVMPFTTMEGMLADGSYRFAVIGDSADYSFFQNTTDRVLGVMFDELLASETDLPVNYRDGLERVCREDKYAFMTLDNMAYVLQGVVDCTLEPLDTMVQTTVAMAVPEHSPYRGIIDTNLLVLRDSGILQRLLKTEWAVHSNRLESGWSSVELEDAMPLLIFLALAFLVTWMALLVERLIASRRSDAIPGKIRRAPVEPNTNPAIVPVRHPARVRGSRVSLVSRTSRGFARRSVKTNGRTVVLT from the exons CCTCGGAGAGGGCTGTCTGTCTCGAGCCGATCGAAGCGGAACCCATTCTAATCAGGCCGCTTCCGGTCTACCAAAACTTGATCAGGGGCGTTCACGACTACTTCAACAATACCTGCATCATACTCTTCCACGACTCGCCGAACCCGATCGAGACGAAAG CTTTGCAGGATATCGACGGCTTGCTGTCCCTGCAAAAGTACTTCAGCGGAAATCTGAGCATACGAACCGCCATCATGGATTTCCACACGTTCGAGAGCCGA TTGTCGGGCACCTACAATTCCATCAAGAGGCCGTTGTTCGTTCTGCTGAACGATCTGGAGGAACTCAGGGTGGAATTCTCCCGG GTTTCCAAATGGATCACGATGGCCTATCCCACGTGGCTGCTGTTCCTGAGAAACGACACCAGGTTCGAGGATTTCCTGTCGGAGGTTCACGTGCCGTTCGACTGCATCTTCATGGTCGTCCAGCCGGACGATCGGGGTGACGGTGAGGTGATCAGAGACGTGTACCGCATCGGCAGGGAGGAGGACTTGAGGTGGATGAAGTTCGGCGAGTGGAACCAGGACCGTGGTTTTCGGGGACCCATGATGGGCCTCTATCAACGCAGGCACGATCTCTACGGGCGTAACATCAGGGTGGTCACTGTACAG GATCCTCCGGTCTCGCGCGTACTTCGGGGCAAAGCGAATCAGGTGGTCGATATCGCGGGTTTCTTCGGCGAAGTTATCAAGCTGCTGCAAGAGGGGATGAACTGCAC GTTCAGTTACATGGAGGCGGGATCGTGGGGCGTGCGTCTACCGAACGGCACGTGGACAGGTTCCATCAGGATGCTGATAGAGGACCAAGCGGACCTCGCTGCCACCGAGTTGATGATGACCTCCGACAGGCTGGACGCCGTGGAGTTCACCACTCCCGTCTATTCGACCAA ATGCCGCGTTTACATGAAGAGGCCGGACACAACGGCGGTCAAGTGGAACGCGTACTTGGCGCCGTTCTCTTTCAACACGTGGAACGCGATCGCGCTAACGATCGCGGTCGTAGGGCTCTCCATCGCCACGATCGACGCGTTCTCGTTCAGAATCGATCGACATCCTGACTCATTGTCGCCGGAGGAGACGGCGATGCAGCACCCTATGCTATCCGAGGTGATATTCTTCGTGTTCGGCGTGTTCTGCGGCCAAG GCATGGAACCGTCGCAGCTAGATCCGATCCGACTGGTGCATCTGAGCGTGCACTTGGCGGCGGTGGTCGTGCTCGCGGCTTATTCGGCCGCGTTGATCAGCTTCCTCGCCGTGAAGACGTTCGTGATGCCGTTCACCACGATGGAGGGCATGCTGGCCGACGGTAGCTACCGCTTCGCGGTGATCGGCGATTCGGCCGACTACAGTTTCTTTCAG AATACCACCGATCGGGTGCTCGGGGTCATGTTCGACGAGCTGTTAGCCAGCGAGACCGATCTGCCGGTGAACTATCGGGACGGGCTGGAACGTGTCTGTCGCGAGGACAAGTACGCGTTCATGACTCTGGACAACATGGCATACGTGCTCCAAGGCGTCGTCGACTGCACGCTGGAGCCCCTCGACACCATGGTGCAGACGACCGTGGCTATGGCGGTGCCGGAGCACAGCCCTTATCGCGGCATCATCGATACCAA TCTTTTGGTGTTGCGCGACAGCGGAATCCTTCAAAGGCTACTAAAGACCGAGTGGGCCGTCCACTCGAACAGG CTCGAAAGCGGATGGTCCTCGGTCGAACTGGAGGACGCGATGCCGTTGCTCATCTTTCTAGCCCTCGCGTTTCTCGTCACCTGGATGGCGTTGCTTGTCGAAAGATTGATCGCCTCGCGGCGAAGCGACGCGATCCCCGGGAAGATCCGTCGCGCTCCTGTCGAGCCGAACACGAATCCCGCGATCGTTCCTGTTCGGCACCCTGCCCGTGTGCGAGGCTCGCGAGTGTCGCTAGTGTCACGAACGTCGCGAGGCTTCGCGCGACGATCAGTTAAGACGAACGGTCGCACTGTCGTTCTAACGTAA
- the Tsf1 gene encoding transferrin 1 → MTRGEIGSAVVALLTLAFLGVSVADSGASTPAPGKVFTICVPDVYWEECKDMVEDSAVNGIPVSCITGRDRFECIEMVGKKLVDVVAVDPEDMYLAANNMLAKQAKYSVVEQVRTKEEPEAIYRYEAVAVIHKDLDISNVQGLRGLKSCHTGVGRNVGYKIPITKLTAMGVLQNIHDPQYSARENELRAFSSLFSKGCLVGTWSPDPAINRRLKETYSNMCALCEKPEICDYPDIYSGYEGALRCLAHNGGEVAWTKVIYVKRFFGLPVGVTPAVPTSENPAEFRYFCPDGSKVPINADTKPCTWAARPWQGYMTNGDTAGNVKALQNELTDLGKLGEQENADWWKNIMMLEKKTVAVPAPPILPENHLKASKYLDVIERDSGAVGKIARWCVWSDSALDKCRSLARAAFSREVRPKFECSKMGTDQNSCLNALKEGKTDLVVVDGGSVLQAMRESHGSPIVAESYGSGSSKLGERAAVAVVKKSSSINGLADLRGKRSCHSGFKGNFAGWTVPIHVLKDKGLIKSEDDVVDFFAGSCAPGAKPGSKLCQQCVGSIAANDDRVREATKCAPTAAEAYRGGAGALACLTADKGDVAFLSLTALSQLDEKEKEDTKTDADRQGSKTTDFELLCPQGGRAPIDDWARCNLAIEPPRVILSSADKSANALEELTHATLAASSLYSKRPDLLQLFGAWGGVSNAWFKDDAKGLVSVDKSWDKWTDWQNTQQKFGMA, encoded by the exons ATGACGAGAGGTGAAATCGGCAGCGCGGTCGTCGCACTGTTGACCCTCGCGTTCCTCGGCGTTTCCGTCGCCGACAGCGGGGCCAGCACCCCTGCACCTGGAAAAGTCT TCACGATCTGCGTGCCCGATGTCTACTGGGAGGAATGCAAGGATATGGTCGAGGACTCTGCCGTCAATGGCATCCCGGTTTCCTGCATCACTGGCCGCGACCGATTCGAATGCATCGAGATGGTCGGTAAGAAGCTGGTCGACGTAGTGGCCGTCGACCCCGAGGACATGTATCTGGCAGCGAACAACATGCTGGCCAAGCAAGCCAAGTACAGCGTCGTTGAACAG GTGAGAACGAAAGAGGAGCCTGAAGCGATCTATCGATACGAAGCCGTGGCCGTGATCCACAAGGACCTGGATATAAGCAACGTGCAAGGATTGCGCGGCCTGAAGTCCTGCCACACCGGAGTCGGTCGCAACGTCGGCTACAAGATTCCAATCACCAAACTGACCGCCATGGGTGTCCTACAGAACATCCACGACCCACAGTATTCGGCTCGCGAAAACGAACTTCGCGCCTTCAGCTCGCTCTTCTCGAAGGGATGCTTGGTGGGCACATGGTCGCCGGATCCGGCCATCAATCGACGACTGA AGGAAACGTATTCGAACATGTGCGCACTCTGCGAGAAACCAGAAATCTGCGACTACCCCGACATTTACTCCGGCTACGAGGGCGCGTTGCGCTGTCTCGCTCACAACGGCGGTGAGGTGGCCTGGACCAAGGTGATTTACGTGAAACGATTCTTCGGGTTGCCCGTCGGCGTGACCCCCGCAGTTCCAACGTCGGAGAATCCCGCCGAATTCCGATACTTCTGTCCTGACGGCAGTAAAGTGCCTATCAACGCCGACACGAAACCGTGCACCTGGGCAGCCAGACCTTGGCAAGGATACATGACCAACGGTGACACGGCCGGCAACGTGAAAGCGTTGCAAAAT GAACTGACCGATCTCGGTAAGCTGGGAGAACAGGAGAATGCCGATTGGTGGAAGAACATCATGATGCTGGAGAAGAAGACCGTTGCCGTTCCGGCGCCGCCAATTCTGCCCGAGAACCATCTGAAGGCCTCCAAGTACTTGGACGTGATCGAAAGGGATTCCGGGGCCGTGGGCAAGATTGCTCGTTGGTGCGTGTGGAGCGACAGCGCGCTGGACAAATGCCGATCTCTTGCGCGAGCAGCGTTCTCCAG GGAAGTCCGGCCGAAGTTTGAATGCTCGAAAATGGGAACGGATCAGAACTCGTGCTTGAACGCTCTGAAGGAAGGCAAGACGGATCTAGTGGTCGTCGACGGAGGCTCGGTGCTTCAAGCGATGCGAGAGTCCCACGgctcgccgatcgtcgccgaATCCTACGGATCGGGATCCAGCAAGCTGGGCGAGAGAGCTGCGGTCGCGGTGGTCAAGAAGTCTTCTTCTATCAACGGGCTGG CCGATCTGCGCGGTAAACGTTCCTGCCACAGCGGCTTCAAGGGTAACTTCGCCGGTTGGACAGTGCCGATCCATGTGCTCAAGGACAAGGGCCTGATAAAATCCGAGGACGACGTGGTCGACTTCTTCGCGGGATCCTGTGCACCTGGCGCGAAACCTGGCTCGAAGCTGTGTCAGCAGTGCGTCGGCAGCATCGCGGCCAACGACGATCGAGTGCGGGAAGCGACCAAGTGCGCGCCAACCGCGGCCGAAGCTTACCGAGGCGGAGCCGGAGCCCTCGC GTGCTTGACGGCCGACAAGGGAGACGTGGCCTTCTTGTCGTTGACGGCGTTGTCGCAGCTCG ACGAGAAGGAGAAAGAAGACACGAAGACGGACGCTGATCGACAAGGGTCTAAGACCACGGACTTCGAGCTGCTGTGCCCGCAAGGTGGACGCGCGCCCATCGACGATTGGGCACGATGCAATTTGGCCATCGAGCCACCCCGTGTCATACTGAGTTCCGCCGATAAATCCGCCAACGCCCTCGAGGAATTGACGCACGCGACGCTGGCCGCGAGCAGCCTCTACTCGAAGCGACCGGATCTATTGCAACTGTTCGGCGCTTGGGGAGGCGTGAGCAACGCGTGGTTCAAG GACGACGCGAAGGGCCTGGTCTCGGTGGACAAGTCCTGGGACAAGTGGACCGATTGGCAGAACACGCAGCAAAAATTCGGCATGGCTTAA
- the LOC117229941 gene encoding uncharacterized protein LOC117229941, producing MSLAPRKAFLAKASSSKDRSSGKENERPPSTATAAVKKCKQQVPRILVIPCSNDDQTKGGTIAGSVSCQKGLAIANAFSSGKKLPFDVHCDEEDAMQRHLRLPSSLASEPGASKTIASSAYSASSASSRDQRIDRMQSVLGTGKRRGLSRKLSQDDRIATEGRQPRRHENALPSKIPRRRVRSSSTNSDTRGLSSRPPPKTVAFVTAGSSCSTTDQTYMIDRIATETREAYIAVTPNVNAMVQRNCNGRIPGNRIVDSIDSIDSAVFPKITSTPVINVRLPETTNSRFGGLACNADYHADLPIVEREKEYLAPKLSGNFLMVHVNAEQRKVIVKFMIRLGTHCKFPSYIIYRAVKIFDTTIDRIRVDTAFIQITALASLWIALKILENSDKIPTASLMISLAKDLYAGKQHLLIEYERKILRALDYNVSFADAYSLLSYHLINYNFCSNITQDVFQFLFCAGSYVIDLTLLDESFCRTSASLVTETAVELVLGLVLDQNQADVNNMIRPRWQFWRGLLCAAAGATGFIFMDRLQNDRSETDRCRVAMLRSMLNSNRTGSGFEVVYRKYSRSRYGRIAKPLLDLAAKLSPFELFDP from the exons ATGTCGTTGGCTCCGCGAAAGGCATTCCTCGCGAAGGCTTCTAGTTCAAAGGACAGGTCTAGCGGAAAGGAGAACGAACGTCCTCCCTCGACCGCGACTGCAGCCGTTAAAAAGTGCAAGCAGCAAGTTCCTCGAATACTCGTTATACCTTGCTCGAATGACGATCAAACGAAAGGTGGAACGATCGCTGGATCAGTTTCATGCCAGAAGGGACTCGCGATCGCCAATGCTTTTTCGTCGGGGAAGAAGCTGCCGTTCGACGTCCACTGCGACGAAGAGGATGCCATGCAACGACACCTACGACTACCCTCCAGTTTGGCCTCCGAACCCGGGGCATCCAAAACTATTGCATCCTCTGCTTACTCTGCGTCCAGTGCGTCCTCGCGCGATCAACGGATCGATCGCATGCAG TCTGTTCTGGGAACCGGCAAGCGACGCGGGCTCTCGCGGAAACTGTCGCAGGACGACAGAATTGCGACGGAGGGGAGGCAGCCGCGCAGACACGAAAACGCTTTACCGTCGAAGATTCCTCGGCGGCGAGTCAG ATCGAGTTCCACCAACTCGGACACCAGAGGTCTTTCGTCGCGACCACCGCCAAAAACTGTAGCGTTTGTAACCGCAGGAAGTTCGTGCTCGACCACTGACCAAACTTACATGATCGACCGCATTGCAACCGAGACGCGTGAAGCGTATATCGCTGTTACTCCCAATGTTAATGCTATGGTCCAGAGAAACTG CAACGGAAGGATCCCAGGGAATCGAATCGTCGACTCGATCGACTCGATCGATTCTGCAGTATTTCCGAAGATAACGAGCACACCTGTAATAAACGTTCGACTACCAGAGACGACGAATTCACGTTTCGGCGGACTGGCCTGCAACGCCGACTATCACGCGGATCTGCCGATCGTCGAACGAGAAAAGGAATACCTTGCTCCGAAATTGTCGGGAAATTTTCTCATGGTGCACGTGAACGCCGAACAAAGAAAAGTCATAGTTAAATTTATGATTCGTTTGGGA ACGCACTGCAAATTCCCCTCGTACATAATCTATCGAGCGGTGAAGATTTTCGACACGACGATCGATAGGATACGAGTCGACACGGCGTTCATACAGATTACAGCGCTGGCCAGCTTGTGGATAGCGTTAAAAATTCTAGAGAACTCGGACAAAATACCCACG GCTTCGCTGATGATCAGCCTGGCCAAGGACCTCTACGCTGGAAAGCAGCACTTGCTGATCGAATACGAGAGAAAAATTCTACGAGCCTTGGACTACAACGTCTCTTTCGCCGACGCGTACTCTCTCCTCTCTTACCATTTGATCAACTACAATTTTTGCTCGAACATTACTCAGGATGTGTTCCAGTTCTTATTTTGCGCGGGCAGTTACGTG ATCGACCTGACCCTGTTGGATGAAAGTTTTTGTCGAACGTCTGCGAGTCTGGTCACGGAGACGGCGGTTGAGCTGGTCCTCGGCCTTGTTCTGGACCAGAACCAGGCTGACGTTAACAATATGATTCGACCCAGATGGCAGTTTTGGAGAGGATTGCTATGCGCCGCTGCCGGGGCTACTGGTTTTATCTTCATGGACAG GTTACAGAACGACCGATCAGAGACGGACCGATGTCGCGTTGCGATGCTGCGCTCCATGCTGAACTCGAATAGAACGGGTTCTGGATTCGAGGTGGTATATCGAAAGTACAGCCGCAGCAGATACGGTCGCATTGCGAAGCCTTTGCTCGATCTAGCAGCCAAACTGTCGCCGTTCGAACTCTTTGATCCCTAG